Proteins from one Methanofastidiosum sp. genomic window:
- a CDS encoding 30S ribosomal protein S8: protein MRIDPLADALSNIYNYENARKPDCVIPASKLMGNILRIMQKWEYIGAFEFIDDGKNGLFKVELMGAINKCGVIKPRTPAKNNELEEWEMRYLPAKEFGILIMSTPNGVMSHKKAREQNIGGILLAYVY, encoded by the coding sequence ATGAGAATAGATCCTTTGGCCGATGCACTTTCAAATATTTATAATTATGAAAATGCGAGAAAGCCCGATTGTGTTATCCCGGCATCAAAACTTATGGGTAATATCTTGAGAATTATGCAGAAATGGGAATACATAGGAGCATTTGAATTTATAGATGATGGTAAAAACGGCCTTTTTAAAGTAGAATTAATGGGGGCTATAAACAAGTGTGGGGTTATAAAGCCAAGAACACCCGCAAAGAACAATGAACTTGAAGAGTGGGAAATGAGATACCTCCCAGCGAAGGAGTTTGGAATATTAATAATGTCAACTCCAAATGGGGTAATGTCTCACAAAAAAGCCAGAGAACAAAATATTGGAGGCATTCTTTTAGCTTATGTTTATTAG
- a CDS encoding 50S ribosomal protein L6, with protein sequence MVQHVEWFIDIPESVKVTIEGARVSVEGPKGKLERDFHLKNLKMEKIEDDKMVRVSMPHAYKKEKAMIGTISSHLKNMIKGVSEGFEYKMKVIYAHFPMNVKLDGKQLVISNFLGEKSPRKANIFGNVAVKVSGEFVTINGINLEEVGQTAANIELATRVRKRDPRVFQDGIYLFERDGIPI encoded by the coding sequence ATGGTGCAACACGTTGAATGGTTTATCGATATCCCAGAATCTGTAAAAGTTACAATTGAAGGGGCAAGAGTTAGCGTAGAGGGGCCAAAAGGTAAGTTGGAGAGAGATTTTCACTTAAAGAACCTTAAGATGGAAAAGATCGAAGACGATAAGATGGTTAGAGTATCAATGCCTCACGCATACAAAAAAGAAAAAGCTATGATAGGTACCATCAGTTCACACCTAAAAAATATGATTAAAGGTGTTTCAGAAGGATTCGAGTATAAAATGAAAGTTATATACGCGCACTTTCCAATGAATGTTAAATTAGATGGCAAGCAACTTGTAATTTCAAATTTCCTCGGTGAAAAGAGCCCAAGAAAAGCAAATATTTTTGGTAATGTAGCCGTAAAAGTTTCAGGCGAATTTGTTACTATAAATGGAATTAACTTAGAAGAAGTTGGTCAAACTGCAGCAAATATAGAGCTTGCTACTAGGGTTAGAAAGAGAGACCCAAGAGTATTCCAGGATGGTATTTATTTATTTGAAAGGGATGGAATCCCCATATAG
- a CDS encoding 50S ribosomal protein L32e, with translation MNSRLLRVRKKLNSKRPKFLRTETWKKKSFKNDPKWRKPRGKDNKMRMKRSGKQPLVSVGYRGPKEVRGAHASGLREVIVSNPGQIDGLENVIIRINATVGNKKKIEIVKKAVKSNLKIANPSLTHVKVTSVEEFDSIEPIKDHIQRLIVPLRLDTEIRSDIMKKAEDAGIMVEE, from the coding sequence ATGAATTCACGATTATTAAGAGTGAGAAAAAAGCTTAATAGCAAGAGGCCAAAATTCCTAAGAACCGAAACATGGAAAAAGAAATCCTTTAAGAACGATCCTAAATGGAGAAAGCCTAGGGGTAAAGATAACAAGATGAGAATGAAGAGAAGTGGAAAGCAGCCTCTAGTTTCAGTTGGATACAGGGGCCCAAAAGAAGTCAGAGGCGCACATGCATCTGGTTTGAGAGAGGTAATAGTTTCCAATCCAGGGCAAATAGATGGGCTTGAAAATGTTATAATTAGGATTAATGCTACAGTTGGAAATAAAAAGAAGATTGAAATAGTCAAAAAAGCAGTTAAATCTAATCTTAAAATAGCAAATCCATCCTTGACACATGTGAAAGTTACATCAGTTGAAGAATTCGATTCTATTGAACCAATTAAAGATCATATCCAGAGATTGATAGTTCCACTTAGACTTGATACTGAGATAAGGTCAGATATAATGAAGAAAGCAGAAGATGCTGGCATAATGGTGGAGGAGTGA
- a CDS encoding 50S ribosomal protein L19e → MDLRVQKRLAAQLLKCGEGRVWIDGNNTSEISMAITREDVRKLIDSGKIKKKPEVGISRHRARERHIKRKKGRMSGFGSRKGKATARYPKKRKWINTIRPLRRTLVDLRESKNIDKVSYRKLYRMAKGGAFRSVSYMSNYIKEHGLMSEKRKR, encoded by the coding sequence ATGGATCTAAGAGTTCAGAAAAGACTTGCAGCACAGTTATTAAAATGTGGTGAAGGCAGAGTCTGGATTGACGGTAACAATACATCAGAAATTTCTATGGCAATCACAAGAGAAGACGTCCGAAAATTGATTGACAGTGGCAAGATTAAAAAGAAACCAGAAGTGGGCATATCAAGACACAGAGCAAGAGAGAGACACATCAAAAGAAAGAAAGGAAGAATGAGTGGATTTGGATCTAGAAAAGGAAAAGCCACTGCAAGATATCCTAAAAAGAGAAAGTGGATTAACACAATAAGACCATTAAGAAGAACTTTAGTTGACCTAAGAGAATCCAAGAATATTGATAAAGTTTCTTATAGAAAACTTTATAGGATGGCTAAAGGTGGAGCTTTCAGAAGTGTTTCTTATATGAGTAATTACATTAAAGAACACGGCCTTATGTCAGAGAAGAGGAAGAGGTGA